From Cygnus atratus isolate AKBS03 ecotype Queensland, Australia chromosome 1, CAtr_DNAZoo_HiC_assembly, whole genome shotgun sequence, the proteins below share one genomic window:
- the SLC37A3 gene encoding sugar phosphate exchanger 3 isoform X2 encodes MALPGSSRRQPANRGLVSHCTHHHIAVFLLTFFSYSLLHASRKTFSNVKVSISSQWTPSCLNSTALELRPYELWNSSHLFPNAEEATLFLGTLDTIFLFSYAVGLFVSGIVGDRLNLRWVLSFGMCSSALVVFFFGTLTEWLHFYNKWFYCCLWIVNGLLQSTGWPCVVAVMGNWFGKAGRGFVFGLWSACASVGNILGAFLASCVLKYGYEYAFLVTASVQFAGGVIVFFGLLTSPKEVGLPELGADEEGSVEEDANRPLMGDDDVDDDDRNYSIQAADTDSQPKAIGFFQACCLPGVILYSLAYACLKLVNYSFFFWLPFYLSNNFGWKEAEADQLSIWYDVGGIVGGTIQGLISDVLQKRAPVLAISLLFAVGSLFGYSRSPNNKPINAVIMTITVFSVLDPREPRMDVGFLFLYSNDEFNNPVHFTVNSEGDQIASA; translated from the exons ATGGCTTTGCCTGGAAGCTCGCGGAGGCAGCCCGCAAACAGGGGCCTGGTGTCCCACTGCACTCACCACCACATTGCTGTCTTCCTGCTCACCTTCTTCAG CTACTCCTTGCTCCATGCTTCCAGGAAGACATTCAGTAATGTCAAAGTCAGCATTTCGAGCCAATGGACGCCCTCCTGCCTAAACAGCACAGCCCTTGAGCTCCGGCCATATGAG CTCTGGAACAGCagccatttatttccaaatgcagaagAAGCAACTCTCTTCTTGGGAACATTGGACACTATCTTTTTGTTCTCCTATGCTGTG GGTCTCTTTGTCAGTGGCATTGTTGGGGATCGCCTGAACTTACGCTGGGTTTTGTCTTTTGGCATGTGTTCATCTGCTCTGGTG GTATTCTTCTTTGGCACGCTCACGGAATGGTTGCATTTCTACAACAAGTGGTTCTACTGCTGTCTCTGGATTGTGAATGGCTTGCTGCAGTCCACCGGTTGGCCCTGCGTGGTTGCTGTCATGGGCAACTGGTTTGGAAAAGCTGG gagAGGCTTTGTGTTTGGACTCTGGAGTGCCTGTGCATCTGTGGGAAATATCCTTGGGGCATTCCTTGCCTCCTGTGTTCTCAAATATGGCTATGAG TATGCGTTCTTGGTGACTGCCTCAGTCCAGTTTGCTGGAGGAGTCATTGTCTTCTTTGGgctcctgacttcaccaaaGGAAGTGG GCCTTCCTGAGCTTGGAGCAGACGAAGAAGGTAGTGTCGAGGAAGATGCCAACAGACCTCTAATGGGTGATGACGATGTGGATGATGATGACCGCAACTACTCCATTCAAGCAGCTGACACTGACAGCCAGCCAAAGGCCATTGGCTTTTTCCAGGCTTGTTGCCTTCCAGGTGTAATACTG TATTCTTTGGCCTATGCCTGCTTGAAACTGGTGAATTACTCATTCTTCTTCTGGCTGCCCTTCTACCTCAGTAACAACTTTGGatggaaagaagcagaagctgaCCAGCTCTCCATCTGGTATGATGTGGGAGGAATCGTAG gtGGGACTATCCAGGGCTTGATTTCTGACGTGCTGCAGAAGAGAGCCCCAGTGCTAGCAATTAGCCTGCTCTTTGCTGTAGGCTCCCTCTTTGGATACAGCC GTTCTCCCAACAACAAACCTATCAATGCTGTGATCATGACGATTACAG
- the RAB19 gene encoding ras-related protein Rab-19 → MPFSAGPGADDAFDYLFKIILIGDSNVGKTCVVHRFKTGQFNEKQQNTIGVDFTVRSLDIDGKRVKIQVWDTAGQERFRTITQSYYRSAHGAILAYDLTRRSTFESIPHWIREIEKYGAANLVMMLIGNKSDSQDKRQVLFEDACTLAEKYGLLAVLETSAKEAQNIEEVFVLMAKELIARNTLQLHGENPPNSIYLDSRPVIASPTAEKTQCLC, encoded by the exons ATGCCCTTCTCGGCCGGCCCCGGCGCGGACGACGCCTTCGATTACCTGTTCAAGATCATCCTGATCGGGGACTCCAACGTGGGGAAGACGTGCGTGGTGCACCGCTTCAAGACGGGGCAGTTCAACGAGAAGCAGCAGAACACCATCGGCGTCGACTTCACCGTGCGCTCGCTGGATATCGACGGCAAGAGGGTGAAG ATCCAAGTGTGGGACACAGCCGGTCAAGAGCGCTTCCGGACAATAACCCAGTCTTACTACAGGAGTGCCCATGGAGCCATCCTTGCCTATGACCTTACTAGGAGGTCCACATTTGAATCTATTCCTCACTGGATTCGTGAAATTGAGAAGTATGGTGCTGCAAACTTGGTCATGATGTTAATTG GGAACAAATCAGACTCGCAGGATAAGCGCCAAGTCCTGTTTGAAGATGCCTGCACACTGGCAGAGAAGTATGGGCTCCTTGCTGTGTTGGAGACATCAGCAAAAGAAGCTCAAAACATAGAAGAGGTGTTCGTGTTGATGGCTAAGGAGCTGATAGCCCGAAATACCTTGCAGCTTCATGGAGAGAATCCTCCGAACAGCATCTATCTTGACTCCAGGCCAGTGATTGCTAGTCCAACTGCAGAGAAGACCCAGTGCCTTTGTTGA